The following are from one region of the Coffea eugenioides isolate CCC68of unplaced genomic scaffold, Ceug_1.0 ScVebR1_2768;HRSCAF=3857, whole genome shotgun sequence genome:
- the LOC113757142 gene encoding protein CHLOROPLAST IMPORT APPARATUS 2-like isoform X1, whose protein sequence is MSSCLSGGGRAYRLHLEIIKSPTTSWTSQSSSPSSTLSESSNSPIAISTRKPRTPRKRPNQTYNEAAALLSTAYPKIFSTKHLTKPCKFTKQQYPFSYEPSDLLLPFPVIDNSSFLIHHPPVLEKPNSYPIEQKMASSCEKPCQSPGEINSKMNFSEVSDDFNEDFDAESILDEEIEQGIDSIMGNLGVENEAVDESNTFCYGTNTSQIGTCYGYPVGLGFGVNSEYGNFGMRNNHIRAFRNSDEGDWWFPIVNVRDITPRFHKPPAEKKKKKVEKTVELKNLAEPSSVTAKETLISSSSARAMKQNSGPAQKLAKDKVKDKDKDKEEEEEPNEPKPNVGSLLLKLNYDNVLTAWSDGPSPFADDSPVAEASGNDLQARLAKIDLFSETGGVREASVLRYKEKRRTRLFSKKIRYQVRKVNADRRPRMKGRFVRTPNSPDSEQG, encoded by the exons ATGTCTTCTTGTTTGAGTGGAGGCGGTCGAGCATACAGATTACACCTTGAGATTATCAAATCTCCAACAACATCATGGACGTCACAGTCGTCATCTCCTTCATCAACTCTCTCAGAATCAAGCAACTCTCCAATTGCAATCTCCACTAGAAAGCCTCGAACACCTCGAAAAAGGCCTAATCAGACTTACAATGAAGCAGCTGCTCTGCTTTCCACAGCCTATCCTAAAATtttctccacaaaacacctcaccAAGCCTTGCAAATTCACCAAACAACAGTACCCCTTTTCATATGAGCCATCAGACTTGTTACTACCTTTTCCAGTCATCGATAATTCGAGCTTCTTGATACATCATCCACCTGTGCTAGAGAAGCCTAATAGTTATCCAATTGAGCAAAAGATGGCAAGTTCTTGTGAAAAGCCATGCCAGAGTCCAGGGGAAATCAATTCCAAGATGAATTTCTCGGAGGTGTCTGATGATTTCAATGAGGATTTCGATGCAGAGTCAATACTTGATGAGGAAATTGAACAGGGGATTGACAGCATAATGGGGAATTTAGGTGTGGAAAATGAAGCAGTTGATGAGTCTAATACGTTTTGTTATGGTACTAATACTAGTCAAATAGGAACTTGTTATGGTTATCCAGTTGGGCTAGGATTTGGAGTTAATTCTGAGTATGGAAATTTTGGGATGAGAAATAATCACATTAGAGCATTTAGGAATAGTGACGAGGGAGATTGGTGGTTTCCTATTGTAAATGTCCGTGACATCACACCAAGATTCCATAAACCACCggcggagaagaagaagaaaaaggtcgAAAAGACGGTCGAATTGAAGAATTTAGCTGAACCATCATCAGTAACTGCAAAGGAGACTCTAATTTCATCATCATCTGCAAgagcaatgaagcaaaattcTGGTCCTGCACAAAAATTAGCCAAGGACAAAGTCAAGGACAAGGACAAGgacaaggaggaggaggaggagcctAATGAGCCTAAGCCAAATGTTGGTAGCTTGCTACTAAAATTGAACTACGACAACGTATTGACTGCGTGGTCCGATGGGCCGTCGCCATTTGCCGATGACTCTCCAGTGGCTGAGGCTTCTGGAAATGATTTGCAA GCCAGGCTGGCTAAAATAGACTTATTCTCAGAAACAGGTGGTGTTAGGGAAGCCAGCGTATTGCGCTACAAGGAAAAGCGACGCACGCGCCTATTCTCGAAGAAAATCAGGTACCAAGTCAGGAAAGTCAATGCTGATCGACGGCCCAGAATGAAG GGTCGATTTGTGAGAACGCCAAATTCTCCTGATAGTGAGCAAGGATAG
- the LOC113757142 gene encoding protein CHLOROPLAST IMPORT APPARATUS 2-like isoform X2, with amino-acid sequence MSSCLSGGGRAYRLHLEIIKSPTTSWTSQSSSPSSTLSESSNSPIAISTRKPRTPRKRPNQTYNEAAALLSTAYPKIFSTKHLTKPCKFTKQQYPFSYEPSDLLLPFPVIDNSSFLIHHPPVLEKPNSYPIEQKMASSCEKPCQSPGEINSKMNFSEVSDDFNEDFDAESILDEEIEQGIDSIMGNLGVENEAVDESNTFCYGTNTSQIGTCYGYPVGLGFGVNSEYGNFGMRNNHIRAFRNSDEGDWWFPIVNVRDITPRFHKPPAEKKKKKVEKTVELKNLAEPSSVTAKETLISSSSARAMKQNSGPAQKLAKDKVKDKDKDKEEEEEPNEPKPNVGSLLLKLNYDNVLTAWSDGPSPFADDSPVAEASGNDLQKQVVLGKPAYCATRKSDARAYSRRKSGTKSGKSMLIDGPE; translated from the exons ATGTCTTCTTGTTTGAGTGGAGGCGGTCGAGCATACAGATTACACCTTGAGATTATCAAATCTCCAACAACATCATGGACGTCACAGTCGTCATCTCCTTCATCAACTCTCTCAGAATCAAGCAACTCTCCAATTGCAATCTCCACTAGAAAGCCTCGAACACCTCGAAAAAGGCCTAATCAGACTTACAATGAAGCAGCTGCTCTGCTTTCCACAGCCTATCCTAAAATtttctccacaaaacacctcaccAAGCCTTGCAAATTCACCAAACAACAGTACCCCTTTTCATATGAGCCATCAGACTTGTTACTACCTTTTCCAGTCATCGATAATTCGAGCTTCTTGATACATCATCCACCTGTGCTAGAGAAGCCTAATAGTTATCCAATTGAGCAAAAGATGGCAAGTTCTTGTGAAAAGCCATGCCAGAGTCCAGGGGAAATCAATTCCAAGATGAATTTCTCGGAGGTGTCTGATGATTTCAATGAGGATTTCGATGCAGAGTCAATACTTGATGAGGAAATTGAACAGGGGATTGACAGCATAATGGGGAATTTAGGTGTGGAAAATGAAGCAGTTGATGAGTCTAATACGTTTTGTTATGGTACTAATACTAGTCAAATAGGAACTTGTTATGGTTATCCAGTTGGGCTAGGATTTGGAGTTAATTCTGAGTATGGAAATTTTGGGATGAGAAATAATCACATTAGAGCATTTAGGAATAGTGACGAGGGAGATTGGTGGTTTCCTATTGTAAATGTCCGTGACATCACACCAAGATTCCATAAACCACCggcggagaagaagaagaaaaaggtcgAAAAGACGGTCGAATTGAAGAATTTAGCTGAACCATCATCAGTAACTGCAAAGGAGACTCTAATTTCATCATCATCTGCAAgagcaatgaagcaaaattcTGGTCCTGCACAAAAATTAGCCAAGGACAAAGTCAAGGACAAGGACAAGgacaaggaggaggaggaggagcctAATGAGCCTAAGCCAAATGTTGGTAGCTTGCTACTAAAATTGAACTACGACAACGTATTGACTGCGTGGTCCGATGGGCCGTCGCCATTTGCCGATGACTCTCCAGTGGCTGAGGCTTCTGGAAATGATTTGCAA AAACAGGTGGTGTTAGGGAAGCCAGCGTATTGCGCTACAAGGAAAAGCGACGCACGCGCCTATTCTCGAAGAAAATCAGGTACCAAGTCAGGAAAGTCAATGCTGATCGACGGCCCAGAATGA